A stretch of DNA from Candidatus Pseudomonas phytovorans:
GGGCAGGCACAAAAAAAGCGATGACTAGATCGCTTCTCTTGCGTTTGTTTCAAGGTGTTCTAGGGACCTTGAAACGAAGATGGCGCAGCGGACGGGACTCGAACCCGCGACCCCCGGCGTGACAGGCCGGTATTCTAACCGACTGAACTACCGCTGCGTATCGTTCAGGCTTTCGCCCGATTGAAACTGGGATCAGCCACAGGCAATTTGCCTTGTGGCCTCAGACCGGTGCAAGGCACCCATCTGTTACATAAAATGGCGCAGCGGACGGGACTCGAACCCGCGACCCCCGGCGTGACAGGCCGGTATTCTAACCGACTGAACTACCGCTGCGCAGTGCGTTCCTCTCTGGCTGTCGGCTTCTTGCGAAACCTCAAGCGGCAGGAACATCTCAGGAAGTGGTGGGTGATGACGGGATCGAACCGCCGACCCTCTGCTTGTAAGGCAGATGCTCTCCCGGCTGAGCTAATCACCCTCGCGATGTTGCTTGTTGCGTTTGCTTCGCTGAGGCCGCGAAATTTACGCAGATGGCGAAGCTAAGTCAATAGCCCCATTGAATTTTTTTCAAAAAAGGGAAAAACAGGAAAGGGACCTTTTCGGTCCCCTTCCCTTACAGCGCCAAACTCAGGTGTAGATCATCTTGCGGGTCATGCCGCCATCGACCACAAACTCCTGGCCGGTCACAAACGCTGCCTGACGCGACAACAGCCAGGCAACCATCGCCGCCACATCTTCCACCGTGCCTACCCTGCCCGTCGGGTGCTGGGCATGGTCAGCCTCGGTCAGCGGCGCGGCGCGGCGCTGCGATGGGTCACGGGCATCGATCCAGCCCGGGCTCACGGCATTGACGCGGATCTCCGGGCCCAGGCTCATGGCCAGGGCATGGGTCAGGGCCACCAGGCCGCCTTTGCTCGCCGCGTAGGCCTCGGTATCGGGCTCGGACTGCTGCGCCCGGGTAGAGGTGAGGTTGACGATCGCCCCATTGTGCGCACGCAGGTACGGCGCACAATGTTTGGCCAGCAGCATCGGGCCATTGAGGTTGACCGCCAGCACTCGATTCCATTGCGCCAGGCTCAGGCTTTCCAGCGTCTGGTTGTGCGGGTTGGCGATGGCCGCATTGCACACCAGCGCGTCCAGCCGACCGAACTGCCCGAGCACTTCGGAGACCCCGGCAATGACCTGGGCCTCGTCGGCAACGTCCATGGTGATGAACCAGGCGTTGTCGCCCAAGGCCTTGGCCACTTTGCCGCCATGCTGCCGATCCAGGTCGCTCAGTACCACCTGCCAGCCTTCACAGATCAGCCATGCGGCAATGCCCAGGCCGATGCCGCGCGCGGCACCGGTAACCAAGGCTACCCGGCCATTCTGGCCCGGGGTACTGCCGCGGATTTCGATCACAGTGCAGCCAGCCCGCGTGCAAGGTCGGCCTGCAGGTCAGCCACGTCTTCCAGGCCCACGGCAACGCGGATCAGGCTGTCGCGGATACCGGCGGCTTCACGCTCCTGCACCGACAGGCGACCGTGGGAGGTGGTGGCCGGGTGGGCGATGGTGGTCTTGCTGTCACCCAGGTTGGTGGTGATGGAAATCACCCGGGTGGCGTCGATGAAGCGCCAGGCGCCCTCTTTGCCGCCCTTGACCTCAAAGCTGACCACCGCACCAAAGCCACTCATCTGGCGCTTGGCCAGTTCGTGCTGCGGGTGGCTGGGCAGGCCGGCGTAATGCACCTTCTCCACGCCGTCCTGCTGCTCCAGCCATTCAGCCAGGGCCTGGGCGCTTTCGCAGTGCGCACGCATGCGCAGGCGTAAGGTTTCCAGGCCTTTGGTGAAGATCCAGGCGTTGAACGGGCTGAGCGTCGGGCCTGCAGTACGCAGGAAGCCCACCACTTCTTTCATCTGTTCGGCGCGGCCGGCAACCACGCCACCCATGCAACGGCCCTGGCCGTCGATGAACTTGGTGGCCGAGTGGAACACGATGTCGGCACCCAGCTTCAGCGGCTGCTGCAGCGCCGGGGTGCTGAAGCAGTTGTCCACCACCAGCATCGCACCGCGGGCATGGGCGATTTCACTGAGCGCGGTGATATCGACCAGCTCGGCCAGCGGGTTGGACGGCGATTCGACGATCAGCAGCTTGGTATTGGCCTTGATGGCCTTCTCCCAGCCATTGAGGTCGACCAGTGGCACGTAGTCCACCTGCACGCCAAAGCGCTTGAAGTACTTCTCGAACAGGCTGATGGTCGAGCCGAACACGCTCTGCGACACCAGCACATGGTCACCGGCGCTGCACAGCGACATGACCACGGCCAGGATTGCTGCCATGCCGGTGGAAGTACCCACGGCCTGTTCGGCGCCTTCCATGGCCGCCAGGCGCTCCTCGAAGGCACGCACCGACGGGTTGGTGTAGCGCGAGTAGACGTTGCCCGGCGTTTCACCGGCAAAGCGCGCGGCCGCGTCGGCGGCCGTGCGGAACACATAGCTGGAGGTCAGGAACAGCGCTTCGCTGTGCTCGCCCTCGGGTGTACGGTTTTGACCGGCGCGCACCGCCAGGGTGTCGAAACCGACACCCTCGAGGTCGCTGTCCAGTCGCCCGGCATCCCATTGATCCGTCATGCCGTCGCTCCCTGAATCAGTTGTTGTAGAGGTCGATGATCGCGCTGACAGCCTGGGTCTTGACCTTGGCCAGGTCATTACGGGCCTGCTCGATGCGTTCGAGGTAGGCGTCGTCGATGTCACCGGTGACGTACTCACCGTTGAATACCGCGCAATCGAAGTGGTCGATCTTGATCTTGCCACCACCGACCGAGTCGATCAGGTCCGGCAGGTCCTGGTAGATCAGCCAGTCGGCGCCAA
This window harbors:
- a CDS encoding SDR family oxidoreductase — translated: MIEIRGSTPGQNGRVALVTGAARGIGLGIAAWLICEGWQVVLSDLDRQHGGKVAKALGDNAWFITMDVADEAQVIAGVSEVLGQFGRLDALVCNAAIANPHNQTLESLSLAQWNRVLAVNLNGPMLLAKHCAPYLRAHNGAIVNLTSTRAQQSEPDTEAYAASKGGLVALTHALAMSLGPEIRVNAVSPGWIDARDPSQRRAAPLTEADHAQHPTGRVGTVEDVAAMVAWLLSRQAAFVTGQEFVVDGGMTRKMIYT
- a CDS encoding O-succinylhomoserine sulfhydrylase, with the protein product MTDQWDAGRLDSDLEGVGFDTLAVRAGQNRTPEGEHSEALFLTSSYVFRTAADAAARFAGETPGNVYSRYTNPSVRAFEERLAAMEGAEQAVGTSTGMAAILAVVMSLCSAGDHVLVSQSVFGSTISLFEKYFKRFGVQVDYVPLVDLNGWEKAIKANTKLLIVESPSNPLAELVDITALSEIAHARGAMLVVDNCFSTPALQQPLKLGADIVFHSATKFIDGQGRCMGGVVAGRAEQMKEVVGFLRTAGPTLSPFNAWIFTKGLETLRLRMRAHCESAQALAEWLEQQDGVEKVHYAGLPSHPQHELAKRQMSGFGAVVSFEVKGGKEGAWRFIDATRVISITTNLGDSKTTIAHPATTSHGRLSVQEREAAGIRDSLIRVAVGLEDVADLQADLARGLAAL